A genome region from Brassica oleracea var. oleracea cultivar TO1000 chromosome C2, BOL, whole genome shotgun sequence includes the following:
- the LOC106327078 gene encoding probable LRR receptor-like serine/threonine-protein kinase At1g74360 isoform X2, whose protein sequence is MVSPGIMADADSNSLLSLVSFLLFLLITATAVTGDSLDSDSQVLLNFKSYLESWNPTERGKYNEWDTEKQEVCQWPGITCTPEGSRVTGISLRGSTISDDLSRCHRLKHLNLSHNIIGGELSLSGLSNLEVLDLSVNKISGDVHSTFPLICNSLVVANLSTNNFSGRIDDIFNECRYLKYVDLRYNGFSGGIWAGFRRLVKFSVSGNRLSGNISAFMFRGKCNLQVLDLSGNGFVGEFPGQVSNCQNLNVLDLWGNNFRGNIPAELGSISSLRGLHLGNNMFYRDIPETLLNLSNLVFLGLSRNNFGGDVQEIFGRFTQVKYLVLYGNSYVGGIYSSNILTLPNLSRLDLSYNNFSGRLPSEISQNLTFLILAYNNFSGDIPRKYGNMPGLQALDLSFNRLTGSIPASFGKLTSLLWLMLANNSLSGEIPREIGNCSSLLWLNVANNQLSGGLYPELTNMGSNPTPTFEVNRQSEDYIVAGSGECLVMKRWIPAEFPPFIFGLESLTKRSCRSLWDHVREGKCIFPVCPPGSTVGPLDVSGYLQLSGNKMSGEVPANISQMKKLSMLHLGFNEFEGKLPIEIGQLPLVFLNLTRNKFSGQIPQQIGNIYNLQNLDLSYNNFSGNFPTSLNDLNEMSKFNISYNPFIHGVIPSRGQLATFGKDSFLGNPLLQLPSFFNQPGNNNSSSGERDNGREEEEDDESAIDMLAFCWSTVSFYVVALIGTLVLIYFDCPWCRCFHSIFEKQVVLKSFLISCWIFLIKEKA, encoded by the exons ATGGTATCGCCTGGGATTATGGCAGATGCTGATTCTAACTCGCTACTTAGCTTGGTCTCTTTCTTACTCTTTCTTTTGATCACCG CAACAGCGGTGACCGGAGATTCTCTGGACAGTGATAGCCAAGTCTTATTGAACTTTAAATCTTACCTTGAATCTTGGAACCCAACAGAACGAGGAAAGTACAATGAATGGGATACAGAGAAGCAAGAAGTGTGTCAATGGCCTGGGATCACATGTACTCCTGAGGGAAGTAGAGTCACAGGGATCAGTCTTAGGGGTTCCACCATCTCAG ATGACTTGAGCCGTTGCCACAGATTAAAGCATCTGAATCTTTCTCATAACATCATTGGTGGGGAGCTTAGCTTATCAGGGCTATCGAATCTCGAGGTTCTTGATCTGTCGGTGAATAAAATTTCCGGTGATGTTCACTCTACCTTCCCATTGATATGCAACAGCTTGGTTGTTGCAAATCTATCGACCAATAACTTTAGTGGCAGAATAGATGATATCTTCAATGAGTGTAGGTATCTGAAGTATGTCGACTTGAGATACAATGGATTCAGTGGAGGGATATGGGCTGGTTTTAGGAGGCTGGTCAAGTTTTCAGTTTCTGGGAATCGTCTCTCCGGGAATATCTCAGCTTTCATGTTCAGGGGGAAGTGCAATTTGCAAGTGTTGGATTTGTCTGGGAATGGTTTTGTCGGGGAGTTTCCGGGACAAGTTTCGAATTGTCAGAACCTGAATGTGTTGGATCTGTGGGGAAACAACTTCAGGGGAAACATTCCGGCTGAGTTAGGATCCATATCATCTCTCAGAGGTTTGCACTTGGGAAATAATATGTTTTATCGAGACATACCGGAAACTCTCCTGAACTTGAGCAACTTGGTGTTTCTGGGCTTAAGCAGAAACAACTTTGGAGGAGATGTACAGGAAATATTCGGGAGATTCACTCAAGTAAAGTATCTAGTTCTGTATGGGAACTCATACGTTGGAGGCATCTATTCGTCTAACATCCTCACGTTACCTAATCTTTCAAGGCTAGATCTTAGCTACAACAACTTTTCAGGCCGGCTACCATCTGAAATCTCCCAGAATTTGACATTCTTGATTCTTGCTTATAATAACTTCAGCGGCGATATACCACGTAAGTATGGGAACATGCCGGGGCTTCAAGCACTTGATCTCTCGTTTAACAGGCTGACTGGTTCAATACCAGCTTCGTTTGGAAAGTTGACATCTCTTTTGTGGCTTATGCTTGCAAATAACTCTCTGTCAGGAGAAATCCCACGCGAGATTGGAAACTGCTCGAGTCTATTGTGGCTGAACGTGGCGAACAACCAGCTCTCTGGTGGACTCTATCCTGAACTGACTAATATGGGTAGCAATCCTACCCCAACGTTTGAAGTGAACCGGCAAAGCGAGGACTACATAGTTGCTGGTTCCGGTGAATGCTTGGTGATGAAGAGATGGATTCCTGCAGAGTTCCCTCCTTTCATATTTGGATTGGAAAGTCTTACAAAAAGGAGTTGCAGAAGCCTGTGGGACCATGTTCGTGAAGGGAAATGTATATTTCCTGTATGCCCTCCTGGTTCTACTGTGGGTCCCCTCGATGTTTCAGGCTATCTTCAGCTCAGCGGAAACAAGATGTCCGGCGAGGTTCCTGCAAATATATCTCAGATGAAGAAGTTGAGTATGCTTCATTTAGGGTTCAATGAGTTTGAAGGGAAACTGCCTATAGAGATTGGACAATTGCCTCTTGTGTTTCTTAACCTGACCAGAAACAAGTTCTCAGGCCAGATTCCTCAACAAATCGGAAATATATATAATCTGCAGAATCTTGATCTGTCTTACAACAATTTCTCTGGAAACTTTCCAACGAGTTTGAATGACTTGAATGAGATGAGTAAGTTCAACATCTCGTATAACCCTTTCATACATGGTGTGATACCATCTAGGGGACAGCTTGCAACCTTTGGAAAAGACTCCTTTCTAGGAAATCCTCTGCTGCAGCTTCCTAGTTTCTTTAACCAACCAGGGAACAACAATTCGAGTTCAGGAGAACGAGATAATGGAAGAGAAGAGGAAGAAGACGATGAATCTGCTATCGACATGTTGGCTTTCTGTTGGAGTACTGTTTCATTTTATGTGGTTGCGCTGATAGGCACTCTAGTACTGATATACTTTGATTGTCCTTGGTGTCGATGCTTTCACAGTATCTTTGAAAAGCAAGTTGTCTTAAAATCGTTTCTGATCAGTTGTTGGATATTCCTTATCAAGGAAAAAGCTTGA
- the LOC106327078 gene encoding probable LRR receptor-like serine/threonine-protein kinase At1g74360 isoform X1, producing MVSPGIMADADSNSLLSLVSFLLFLLITATAVTGDSLDSDSQVLLNFKSYLESWNPTERGKYNEWDTEKQEVCQWPGITCTPEGSRVTGISLRGSTISGPIFGNFSALTQLTFLDLSSNTIGGSIPDDLSRCHRLKHLNLSHNIIGGELSLSGLSNLEVLDLSVNKISGDVHSTFPLICNSLVVANLSTNNFSGRIDDIFNECRYLKYVDLRYNGFSGGIWAGFRRLVKFSVSGNRLSGNISAFMFRGKCNLQVLDLSGNGFVGEFPGQVSNCQNLNVLDLWGNNFRGNIPAELGSISSLRGLHLGNNMFYRDIPETLLNLSNLVFLGLSRNNFGGDVQEIFGRFTQVKYLVLYGNSYVGGIYSSNILTLPNLSRLDLSYNNFSGRLPSEISQNLTFLILAYNNFSGDIPRKYGNMPGLQALDLSFNRLTGSIPASFGKLTSLLWLMLANNSLSGEIPREIGNCSSLLWLNVANNQLSGGLYPELTNMGSNPTPTFEVNRQSEDYIVAGSGECLVMKRWIPAEFPPFIFGLESLTKRSCRSLWDHVREGKCIFPVCPPGSTVGPLDVSGYLQLSGNKMSGEVPANISQMKKLSMLHLGFNEFEGKLPIEIGQLPLVFLNLTRNKFSGQIPQQIGNIYNLQNLDLSYNNFSGNFPTSLNDLNEMSKFNISYNPFIHGVIPSRGQLATFGKDSFLGNPLLQLPSFFNQPGNNNSSSGERDNGREEEEDDESAIDMLAFCWSTVSFYVVALIGTLVLIYFDCPWCRCFHSIFEKQVVLKSFLISCWIFLIKEKA from the exons ATGGTATCGCCTGGGATTATGGCAGATGCTGATTCTAACTCGCTACTTAGCTTGGTCTCTTTCTTACTCTTTCTTTTGATCACCG CAACAGCGGTGACCGGAGATTCTCTGGACAGTGATAGCCAAGTCTTATTGAACTTTAAATCTTACCTTGAATCTTGGAACCCAACAGAACGAGGAAAGTACAATGAATGGGATACAGAGAAGCAAGAAGTGTGTCAATGGCCTGGGATCACATGTACTCCTGAGGGAAGTAGAGTCACAGGGATCAGTCTTAGGGGTTCCACCATCTCAGGTCCGATATTCGGTAACTTCTCCGCCTTAACGCAGCTCACATTTCTCGATTTATCAAGTAACACGATCGGAGGGTCGATTCCAGATGACTTGAGCCGTTGCCACAGATTAAAGCATCTGAATCTTTCTCATAACATCATTGGTGGGGAGCTTAGCTTATCAGGGCTATCGAATCTCGAGGTTCTTGATCTGTCGGTGAATAAAATTTCCGGTGATGTTCACTCTACCTTCCCATTGATATGCAACAGCTTGGTTGTTGCAAATCTATCGACCAATAACTTTAGTGGCAGAATAGATGATATCTTCAATGAGTGTAGGTATCTGAAGTATGTCGACTTGAGATACAATGGATTCAGTGGAGGGATATGGGCTGGTTTTAGGAGGCTGGTCAAGTTTTCAGTTTCTGGGAATCGTCTCTCCGGGAATATCTCAGCTTTCATGTTCAGGGGGAAGTGCAATTTGCAAGTGTTGGATTTGTCTGGGAATGGTTTTGTCGGGGAGTTTCCGGGACAAGTTTCGAATTGTCAGAACCTGAATGTGTTGGATCTGTGGGGAAACAACTTCAGGGGAAACATTCCGGCTGAGTTAGGATCCATATCATCTCTCAGAGGTTTGCACTTGGGAAATAATATGTTTTATCGAGACATACCGGAAACTCTCCTGAACTTGAGCAACTTGGTGTTTCTGGGCTTAAGCAGAAACAACTTTGGAGGAGATGTACAGGAAATATTCGGGAGATTCACTCAAGTAAAGTATCTAGTTCTGTATGGGAACTCATACGTTGGAGGCATCTATTCGTCTAACATCCTCACGTTACCTAATCTTTCAAGGCTAGATCTTAGCTACAACAACTTTTCAGGCCGGCTACCATCTGAAATCTCCCAGAATTTGACATTCTTGATTCTTGCTTATAATAACTTCAGCGGCGATATACCACGTAAGTATGGGAACATGCCGGGGCTTCAAGCACTTGATCTCTCGTTTAACAGGCTGACTGGTTCAATACCAGCTTCGTTTGGAAAGTTGACATCTCTTTTGTGGCTTATGCTTGCAAATAACTCTCTGTCAGGAGAAATCCCACGCGAGATTGGAAACTGCTCGAGTCTATTGTGGCTGAACGTGGCGAACAACCAGCTCTCTGGTGGACTCTATCCTGAACTGACTAATATGGGTAGCAATCCTACCCCAACGTTTGAAGTGAACCGGCAAAGCGAGGACTACATAGTTGCTGGTTCCGGTGAATGCTTGGTGATGAAGAGATGGATTCCTGCAGAGTTCCCTCCTTTCATATTTGGATTGGAAAGTCTTACAAAAAGGAGTTGCAGAAGCCTGTGGGACCATGTTCGTGAAGGGAAATGTATATTTCCTGTATGCCCTCCTGGTTCTACTGTGGGTCCCCTCGATGTTTCAGGCTATCTTCAGCTCAGCGGAAACAAGATGTCCGGCGAGGTTCCTGCAAATATATCTCAGATGAAGAAGTTGAGTATGCTTCATTTAGGGTTCAATGAGTTTGAAGGGAAACTGCCTATAGAGATTGGACAATTGCCTCTTGTGTTTCTTAACCTGACCAGAAACAAGTTCTCAGGCCAGATTCCTCAACAAATCGGAAATATATATAATCTGCAGAATCTTGATCTGTCTTACAACAATTTCTCTGGAAACTTTCCAACGAGTTTGAATGACTTGAATGAGATGAGTAAGTTCAACATCTCGTATAACCCTTTCATACATGGTGTGATACCATCTAGGGGACAGCTTGCAACCTTTGGAAAAGACTCCTTTCTAGGAAATCCTCTGCTGCAGCTTCCTAGTTTCTTTAACCAACCAGGGAACAACAATTCGAGTTCAGGAGAACGAGATAATGGAAGAGAAGAGGAAGAAGACGATGAATCTGCTATCGACATGTTGGCTTTCTGTTGGAGTACTGTTTCATTTTATGTGGTTGCGCTGATAGGCACTCTAGTACTGATATACTTTGATTGTCCTTGGTGTCGATGCTTTCACAGTATCTTTGAAAAGCAAGTTGTCTTAAAATCGTTTCTGATCAGTTGTTGGATATTCCTTATCAAGGAAAAAGCTTGA
- the LOC106327080 gene encoding uncharacterized protein LOC106327080 — protein METSQELNFINPLASKHEAEDPILRLSSSSSSSSSSSSSCSSIEAAPRPDDQSPPTQIMERCINNATSTPPYRIPPHVFEITTSTAPAEWSTLSNESLFSIHMGDNTFTEEIDYFKSGELTFPQPTSPRTPTLPSPPQSKNQGGASGVVEEVKTLVDIGKKADKAYHASKDQEQKAASSIRDVLMANKDNNNKTNKLDHSVSRRSEDFSVKSFAFPVFGNEDKGGLQSSTPQKKQKISLEAEGDEGFKKEEAPKPVTTPKAEADRGCNRYPRWLSCFPCCTTSCV, from the exons ATGGAAACGTCACAAGAGCTAAACTTTATCAATCCCTTAGCCTCTAAACACGAAGCAGAAGATCCAATCCTACGGCTATCTTCTTCTTCTTCTTCTTCTTCTTCTTCCTCCTCTTCTTGTTCTTCCATAGAAGCAGCACCAAGACCTGATGATCAATCTCCTCCAACACAAATCATGGAGAGATGTATAAACAACGCAACCTCAACACCTCCTTACAGAATCCCTCCACACGTTTTCGAAATAACAACCTCTACAGCTCCAGCTGAATGGAGCACTCTCTCCAACGAATCTCTCTTCAGCATCCACATGGGAGACAATACCTTCACTGAAGAAATAGATTACTTCAAATCAGGCGAGCTCACCTTTCCTCAACCTACTTCACCGAGAACTCCTACTTTACCTTCTCCTCCTCAAAGCAAAAACCAAGGAGGAGCAAGTGGAGTTGTGGAGGAGGTCAAAACTCTGGTGGATATAGGCAAGAAAGCAGACAAAGCTTACCACGCAAGTAAAGACCAAGAACAAAAGGCTGCATCAAGTATTAGAGATGTTCTCATGGCTAATAAAGACAACAACAACAAAACCAATAAACTAGATCATTCGGTTTCTCGTCGGTCGGAAGATTTTAGCGTCAAGTCTTTCGCTTTTCCAGT ATTCGGGAATGAAGATAAGGGTGGATTACAAAGCTCAACGCCACAAAAGAAACAGAAGATTTCGTTAGAGGCTGAGGGAGACGAAGGGTTTAAGAAAGAGGAAGCTCCTAAACCTGTTACTACTCCTAAAGCAGAGGCTGATCGTGGCTGTAATCGCTACCCTAGATGGTTATCTTGCTTCCCTTGCTGCACAACTTCATGTGTCTAA
- the LOC106327081 gene encoding glycine-rich RNA-binding protein 5, mitochondrial-like, with amino-acid sequence MAFLSKVGRIFRQTSTHVTASNSMLQSIRCMSSSKIFVGGISYSTDEFGLREAFSKYGEVVDAKIIVDRETGRSRGFAFVTFTSTEEASNAMQLDGQDLHGRRIRVNYATERGSGFGGRGFGGPGGGYGAAGGGYGGGGAGGYGAPAGGYGGGSYGGNAGAYGGNSPYGGNAGGDGYGSNFGGGYGVAGGVGGSDNFAQGSSSSAGFDDKFSSDVPLGNDTDHQLESAGDDNQFGGSENGQSEVGPDGVDQTDDGDFAKRA; translated from the exons ATGGCTTTCTTAAGTAAAGTTGGAAGGATATTTAGGCAGACTAGCACCCATGTCACTGCCTCTAACTCAATGCTACAGAGCATCCGTTGCATGTCTTCCTCAAAAATCTTTGTTGGAG GTATCTCCTACAGCACTGATGAGTTTGGCTTAAGAGAAGCTTTTAGCAAATATGGAGAAGTCGTTGATG CTAAAATTATTGTGGACCGTGAAACTGGTAGATCCAGGGGCTTTGCTTTCGTAACATTTACTTCTACCGAGGAGGCTAGTAATGCCATGCAACTGGATGGACAG GACCTTCATGGTCGAAGAATTAGGGTGAACTACGCTACTGAAAGAGGAAGTGGATTTGGAGGAAGGGGCTTCGGTGGTCCAGGTGGTGGTTACGGTGCTGCAGGTGGTGGTTATGGAGGAGGCGGTGCTGGTGGTTATGGTGCTCCAGCTGGTGGTTACGGAGGTGGCTCTTATGGTGGAAATGCTGGTGCTTATGGAGGTAACTCTCCATATGGTGGCAATGCCGGTGGTGATGGTTATGGAAGCAACTTTGGCGGCGGGTATGGTGTCGCTGGTGGTGTTGGTGGAAGTGACAACTTTGCACAAGGCAGCTCTTCTAGTGCTGGCTTTGATGACAAGTTTAGCAGCGACGTACCACTAGGCAATGATACGGACCATCAGCTTGAAAGCGCGGGCGATGACAATCAATTTGGTGGCTCAGAGAACGGTCAATCAGAGGTTGGCCCAGATGGGGTTGATCAGACTGACGATGGTGATTTTGCCAAGAGAGCTTAA
- the LOC106327207 gene encoding LOW QUALITY PROTEIN: probable mitochondrial 2-oxodicarboxylate carrier (The sequence of the model RefSeq protein was modified relative to this genomic sequence to represent the inferred CDS: deleted 1 base in 1 codon), with amino-acid sequence MQIQGTSSSWSSFISRKSVPVKPRGDMHWNVPSWMLNMERARAKGTVCWILVYTSKGCTFCWPYGFYEALKDLTDEGKKKFPQFGVNSSVEGLVLGGLAGGLGAYLTTPLDVVKTRLPVQGTTIKYKGWLDAVGQIRRKEGREGFFRGSVPRVMLYLPASALTFMAVEFLRESFREKGKNNNVVSNLSIRLESKRSSVHEVREN; translated from the exons ATGCAAATTCAAGGCACTAGTAGCTCCTGGAGCTCTTTTATTTCAAGGAAAAGCGTTCCAGTTAAACCAAGAGGTGACATGCACTGGAATGTTCCAAGCTGGATGCTCAATATGGAAAGAGCAAGGGCCAAAGGGACTGTATGCTGG ATACTGGTCTACACTAGCAAGGGATGTACCTTTTGCTGGCCTTATG GTTTTTATGAAGCACTAAAGGATCTAACAGATGAAGGGAAGAAAAAGTTTCCACAATTTGGAGTTAACAGTTCAGTCGAGGGGCTCGTATTGGGAGGATTAGCTGGTG GACTAGGCGCGTATCTCACAACTCCACTGGATGTTGTAAAAACAAGATTGCCAGTGCAAGGAACAACGATCAA GTACAAGGGGTGGTTGGATGCAGTGGGTCAGATACGGAGGAAGGAAGGTCGAGAGGGTTTTTTCAGGGGAAGCGTCCCAAGGGTCATGTTGTATCTTCCAGCCTCGGCACTTACATTCATGGCCGTTGAGTTCCTTAGAGAGAGCTTCAGAGAGAAAGGTAAAAATAACAATGTTGTCTCCAACTTGAGCATA AGATTAGAGAGTAAAAGATCTTCAGTACATGAGGTTAGGGAGAACTAG
- the LOC106327206 gene encoding dnaJ homolog subfamily C member 21-like: protein MASSSRSEKRCLYEILDVSKESSPEEIRSSYRRLALQRHPDKLIKAGGISEADATAQFQELVHAYEVLSDPKERAWYDSHRSQILFADQGSAGGSKSGGMPGGSVPDLFAFFSTSVYSGYSDTGKGFYKVYFDVFNSVYLNEIKFARTLGLSMDSVREAPIMGNLESPYSQVTAFYNYWLGFSTVMDFCWVDEYDTMAGPNRRMRRKMEEENKKVRKKAKREYNETVRGLAAFVKKRDKRVVDMMVKKSAEMELKKAEERERKKKMEKERLERAMNYEEPDWAKAQGEEEEEVEEDGGDDGKKKSEQLYCIVCSKKFKSEKQWKNHEQSKKHKEKVAELRESFSDVEEEEEEIDEIPETVEELEELNMEDEVVGEADETDDKYFMAEEDVKGSSESEDEDGDVDDDELILLKKMVEKNKRKNVVSREEDEVHVEIESDSEFDNQKSTTGRNRKGKKERNKRNAGKDITDDANKTQISMDDGDNSDDNADATESASGAVEESQKDEAEPMEYDNRKSTGRRRRSKKGKDKSSEADDTQKAMEETQEDRSEYIEHKKAPRSKKSTRGMKSKGTSKKASNNECDRCGEEFESRSKLFKHIADTGHATVKSR, encoded by the exons ATGGCGTCTTCTTCTCGCTCGGAGAAAAGATGCCTCTACGAAATTCTCGATGTAAGCAAGGAGTCTTCGCCGGAAGAGATCCGATCTTCCTACCGGCGTTTGGCTCTGCAACGTCATCCCGACAAGCTCATCAAGGCCGGCGGAATATCGGAGGCTGACGCCACCGCTCAGTTCCAAGAACTCGTCCACGCCTACGAGGTTCTATCCGATCCCAAGGAGCGAGCCTGGTATGATTCCCACCGATCTCAGATCCTATTCGCCGACCAAGGCTCCGCCGGCGGCTCTAAATCCGGTGGAATGCCTGGCGGCTCCGTCCCGGATCTGTTCGCGTTCTTCTCCACCTCTGTATACTCCGGTTACTCAGACACCGGTAAGGGATTCTACAAGGTGTATTTCGATGTGTTCAACAGCGTTTACCTCAACGAGATTAAGTTCGCGAGAACGTTAGGGTTGAGTATGGACTCCGTGAGAGAGGCTCCGATCATGGGGAATCTAGAGAGTCCGTATTCTCAGGTGACGGCGTTTTACAACTACTGGTTAGGATTCAGCACTGTTATGGATTTCTGCTGGGTGGACGAGTACGATACCATGGCCGGACCTAACCGGAGGATGAGGAGGAAGATGGAGGAGGAGAATAAGAAGGTGAGGAAGAAGGCGAAGAGAGAGTATAACGAGACTGTGAGAGGGTTGGCTGCTTTTGTGAAGAAGAGGGACAAGAGAGTGGTTGATATGATGGTGAAGAAGAGTGCGGAGATGGAGTTGAAGAAGGCGGAGGAGAGGGAGAGGAAGAAGAAGATGGAGAAGGAGAGGTTGGAGAGAGCTATGAACTATGAGGAGCCTGATTGGGCAAAGGCTCAGGGTGAAGAGGAGGAAGAAGTGGAAGAGGATGGTGGTGATGATGGTAAGAAGAAGAGTGAGCAGCTCTATTGCATTGTTTGTAGCAAGAAGTTCAAAAGTGAGAAGCAGTGGAAAAACCATGAGCAGTCGAAGAAGCATAAAGAGAAAGTGGCGGAGTTGAGAGAGTCATTCAGTGATGTAGAAGAGGAGGAGGAAGAGATTGATGAGATACCGGAAACTGTAGAGGAGCTCGAGGAGTTAAATATGGAAGATGAAGTTGTAGGCGAAGCTGATGAAACTGATGATAAGTATTTTATGGCAGAGGAGGATGTGAAAGGATCTAGTGAAAGTGAGGATGAGGATGGGGATGTCGATGATGACGAGCTGATTCTACTCAAGAAAATGGTAGAAAAGAATAAGCGAAAGAACGTTGTATCAAGAGAAGAAGATGAAGTTCACGTCGAGATTGAGAGCGACAGCGAATTTGATAACCAGAAGAGCACAACAGGTAGGAACAGGAAAGGTAAGAAGGAGAGAAACAAACGGAATGCTGGAAAAGACATTACGGATGATGCCAACAAAACACAGATATCTATGGACGATGGTGATAATTCAGATGACAATGCGGATGCAACGGAATCAGCTTCCGGAGCAGTTGAGGAGTCTCAGAAGGATGAGGCAGAGCCAATGGAGTATGATAACAGGAAGAGCACAGGGAGGAGGCGCAGAAGTAAGAAGGGTAAGGACAAAAGCAGTGAAGCTGATGATACTCAAAAAGCCATGGAAGAAACGCAGGAGGATCGAAGTGAATATATAGAACACAAGAAGGCTCCAAGGTCAAAGAAATCAACCAGAGGAATGAAGTCCAAG GGCACATCGAAGAAAGCCAGTAATAACGAATGCGACAGATGCGGAGAGGAGTTTGAGTCGAG GTCAAAACTATTCAAGCATATAGCTGATACCGGTCATGCGACAGTGAAATCCCGGTGA